The following are from one region of the Nicotiana tabacum cultivar K326 chromosome 3, ASM71507v2, whole genome shotgun sequence genome:
- the LOC142179478 gene encoding F-box protein SKIP2-like, with protein MGQYSSTHCGGGPKLRHRNLHPSPLPNHHRSTSESDFFSLMNSDEDESILPSDFENPDYTYELPDECLALIFQCLSSGDRKKCSLVCRRWLLVEGQSRHRLSLNAKAEFLPHIPTIFSRFDSVTKLALRCDRKSVSINDEALTLISLRCVNLTRLKLRGCRDVTDVGMSAFAKNCKSLKKFSCGSCMFGAKGMNALLDHCSTLEELSVKRLRGINDGFAADPIGPGAAASSLKSICLKELYNGQCFGPLIIGSTNLRTLKLLRCLGDWDRLFETIGSRENHVAEIHLERLQVSDTGLNAISNCPNLEILHLVKTPECTDVGVVAVARKCKLLRKFHIDGWRTNRIGDEGLVAIAENSLNLKELVLIGLNPTSASLLAIASNCQKLERLALCGSDTIGDPEVSCIATKCMALKKLCIKGCEVTDEGIESFAWGCPNLVKIKVKKCKHVTGDVADWLRARRRSLAVNLDVGEIDIEPVDGSASDGGALEDAVEFQPIANTLPVIGATDIPSTSNVGRSAAAKSWFGFLGGRGLVACTLRRWSNVNGDSSESL; from the coding sequence ATGGGCCAATATTCATCGACCCACTGTGGTGGTGGGCCGAAACTCCGTCACCGTAACCTTCACCCGAGCCCACTTCCCAACCACCACCGTTCCACCTCCGAATCTGATTTTTTCTCCCTCATGAATTCAGATGAAGATGAATCAATCCTCCCCTCGGATTTCGAAAACCCAGATTACACATATGAGCTTCCCGATGAATGTTTAGCTTTAATTTTCCAGTGCCTGAGCTCAGGCGACCGGAAAAAATGTTCCCTCGTCTGCCGGAGATGGCTTTTAGTGGAGGGTCAAAGCCGTCACCGCCTTTCCCTCAACGCAAAAGCTGAGTTCCTCCCTCATATTCCTACCATCTTCTCTCGTTTCGATTCCGTTACGAAACTCGCTCTCCGATGTGACCGCAAATCCGTGAGCATAAATGATGAAGCTTTGACCCTTATCTCCCTCCGTTGCGTTAACCTCACGCGCCTAAAGCTGCGTGGCTGCCGTGATGTTACCGATGTGGGTATGTCTGCTTTTGCAAAGAATTGTAAGAGTTTGAAGAAATTCTCATGTGGGTCTTGCATGTTTGGAGCCAAAGGTATGAATGCTTTGCTTGATCACTGTTCTACCCTTGAGGAATTATCTGTGAAGCGTCTTCGGGGTATTAATGATGGGTTTGCAGCTGACCCAATTGGGCCTGGAGCTGCTGCTTCATCGCTTAAATCTATATGTTTGAAAGAGTTGTATAATGGGCAGTGCTTTGGGCCATTAATTATTGGGTCGACGAATTTGAGGACTTTGAAGTTGTTGCGTTGTTTGGGTGATTGGGATAGGCTTTTTGAGACAATTGGGAGTAGGGAAAATCATGTTGCTGAGATTCATTTGGAGAGGCTTCAAGTTAGTGATACTGGGCTTAACGCGATATCGAATTGTCCAAATTTGGAGATTTTGCATTTGGTGAAAACGCCCGAATGCACGGATGTGGGTGTTGTAGCAGTGGCTAGGAAATGCAAGTTATTGAGGAAGTTTCACATTGATGGATGGAGGACAAATAGGATAGGAGATGAGGGTTTGGTTGCAATTGCTGAGAATAGTTTGAATCTCAAAGAATTGGTGCTTATTGGTTTGAATCCTACGTCGGCTAGTTTGTTGGCGATAGCTTCGAATTGTCAAAAGTTAGAAAGATTGGCACTTTGTGGCAGTGACACTATTGGAGATCCTGAAGTATCTTGTATTGCCACGAAATGTATGGCCTTGAAGAAGCTGTGTATCAAGGGATGTGAAGTGACGGATGAAGGGATCGAGTCTTTCGCTTGGGGGTGTCCGAATTTGGTGAAAATTAAGGTTAAGAAGTGCAAGCACGTGACAGGTGATGTTGCAGATTGGTTGAGAGCTAGGAGGCGATCGCTAGCAGTGAATCTTGATGTTGGGGAGATTGATATTGAACCTGTGGATGGTAGTGCAAGTGATGGTGGAGCACTAGAAGATGCAGTAGAGTTTCAACCTATAGCGAATACACTGCCCGTTATTGGTGCCACTGATATTCCGTCGACAAGCAATGTAGGTCGATCAGCAGCAGCTAAGTCATGGTTCGGGTTTCTTGGAGGAAGAGGCCTAGTGGCATGCACTCTCCGCAGGTGGTCAAATGTTAATGGTGATTCTAGTGAGAGCTTATGA